In Nerophis lumbriciformis linkage group LG12, RoL_Nlum_v2.1, whole genome shotgun sequence, a single genomic region encodes these proteins:
- the LOC133623172 gene encoding phosphatidylinositol transfer protein beta isoform-like isoform X2, with protein sequence MVVTREYRVVLPCSVEEYQVGQLFSVAEASKNETGGGEGIEVLKNEPYVENNEKGQYTHKIYHLKSKVPAFVKLLAPEGALIFHEKAWNAYPYCRTIVTNEYMKENFFIKIETWHKPDLGTQENVHKLDRSAWKEVTVVPIDIADNSQVSSADYKLDEDPTMFKSVKTGRGPLGPNWKKEMAYKTDSPRMCAYKLVTVKFKWWGLQSKVESFIHEQEKRIFTNFHRQLFCWIDKWVELTMEDIRRMEAETQKELDEMRKKGSVRGTKATEE encoded by the exons CCGTGTGGTTTTACCCTGTAGTGTTGAAGAG TATCAAGTGGGACAGTTGTTCTCAGTGGCAGAAGCAAGTAAAAATGAGACGGGTGGTGGCGAGGGGATTGAAGTCCTGAAGAATGAGCCATATGTGGAAAATAATGAAAAAGGACAGTATACACACAAAATCTACCACCTGAAGAG TAAAGTTCCAGCGTTTGTAAAGCTCTTGGCACCAGAAGGTGCTTTGATATTTCATGAAAAAGCTTGGAATGCTTACCCCTACTGCAGAACAA TTGTGACG AATGAGTATATGAAAGAAAATTTCTTTATCAAGATCGAGACATGGCATAAACCAGATCTTGGAACACAAGAAAAT GTGCACAAACTAGACCGTTCCGCGTGGAAGGAAGTGACTGTTGTGCCCATTGACATTGCAGACAACAGCCAGGTTTCCTCCGCT GATTACAAGCTAGATGAAGACCCCACCATGTTCAAGTCAGTTAAGACAGGAAGAGGACCACTTGGGCCTAACTGGAAG AAAGAAATGGCTTACAAAACTGACAGCCCGAGAATGTGTGCCTACAAACTGGTCACAGTCAAGTTTAAATGGTGGGGCTTGCAGAGTAAAGTGGAGAGCTTTATCCATGAG CAAGAAAAGAGGATCTTCACAAATTTCCACCGTCAACTTTTTTGTTGGATTGACAAGTGGGTGGAGCTGACGATGGAAGACATTCGACGAATGGAGGCAGAGACCCAGAAGGAGCTGGATGAG ATGCGCAAGAAGGGCTCGGTGCGTGGCACAAAGGCCACAGAGGAATAG
- the LOC133623172 gene encoding phosphatidylinositol transfer protein beta isoform-like isoform X1 gives MVVTREYRVVLPCSVEEYQVGQLFSVAEASKNETGGGEGIEVLKNEPYVENNEKGQYTHKIYHLKSKVPAFVKLLAPEGALIFHEKAWNAYPYCRTIVTNEYMKENFFIKIETWHKPDLGTQENVHKLDRSAWKEVTVVPIDIADNSQVSSADYKLDEDPTMFKSVKTGRGPLGPNWKKEMAYKTDSPRMCAYKLVTVKFKWWGLQSKVESFIHEQEKRIFTNFHRQLFCWIDKWVELTMEDIRRMEAETQKELDELRSKGEVRGTSAADD, from the exons CCGTGTGGTTTTACCCTGTAGTGTTGAAGAG TATCAAGTGGGACAGTTGTTCTCAGTGGCAGAAGCAAGTAAAAATGAGACGGGTGGTGGCGAGGGGATTGAAGTCCTGAAGAATGAGCCATATGTGGAAAATAATGAAAAAGGACAGTATACACACAAAATCTACCACCTGAAGAG TAAAGTTCCAGCGTTTGTAAAGCTCTTGGCACCAGAAGGTGCTTTGATATTTCATGAAAAAGCTTGGAATGCTTACCCCTACTGCAGAACAA TTGTGACG AATGAGTATATGAAAGAAAATTTCTTTATCAAGATCGAGACATGGCATAAACCAGATCTTGGAACACAAGAAAAT GTGCACAAACTAGACCGTTCCGCGTGGAAGGAAGTGACTGTTGTGCCCATTGACATTGCAGACAACAGCCAGGTTTCCTCCGCT GATTACAAGCTAGATGAAGACCCCACCATGTTCAAGTCAGTTAAGACAGGAAGAGGACCACTTGGGCCTAACTGGAAG AAAGAAATGGCTTACAAAACTGACAGCCCGAGAATGTGTGCCTACAAACTGGTCACAGTCAAGTTTAAATGGTGGGGCTTGCAGAGTAAAGTGGAGAGCTTTATCCATGAG CAAGAAAAGAGGATCTTCACAAATTTCCACCGTCAACTTTTTTGTTGGATTGACAAGTGGGTGGAGCTGACGATGGAAGACATTCGACGAATGGAGGCAGAGACCCAGAAGGAGCTGGATGAG CTCCGCAGTAAAGGTGAAGTAAGAGGAACAAGTGCTGCCGATGACTAA
- the mn1b gene encoding transcriptional activator MN1 has product MFGSQNNSRTPGQPERNKNQPRLNMGSHYKSTTFHAGGPPGAVEPGMGPMSDPQMLGLNMNMNGEQYGGFHSRGHSDMHASGGLQQQQQQGAMHGFFNNQQPHQGHPHGHQPHPHQHHPHFSGSFGGPEPGSSCLHGARLMGYNNNAMGPQQGFGEGFDPLAEGQAGDGFPQQQQQQRPANMPDFQHHGPPSGSHAVPAPCLPLDQSPNRAASFHGLPSSSSSSSDSHSLENRRLPNQGAVEGLEYNFPGDPPSGHFDVPVFSPSESESQLPHFGPGRAVPSGNFPGNPGMPRTPGMQGISKGHQQPPPQQPQHGMFFERFGNGRKVPVGMDPGVSARHPLMQQQQQAGLIARQNSCPPGLPRPPQAESGSTNPNILDGGVMMSGQHNQFEYPIHRLENRGLHPYGDPMFNMQQPAPLPSQQPPNQRLQHFDAPYMNMAKRPRFDFPNAHSGEGWCGGIENHLSPSSYPGLPGEFTPPVNEGFPPGPLQHTGPEQQSLQQRQNAAMMIKQMASRNQQQRMRQPSLQQLGHHGDVPPGPMGHGGPVGGMPQPNFDRENGGRMANVDGQNPHVNQENSWFQGSHPPGEMMSRRMGGAGSDSGPHDMGLQQNGPGMMFRPGMGMQDGHVQALHSPGMHSQFSGNMGNLSQMQSPGAGGGAGHPNAPAERRPADFPAPPMGAQPPFPYGGANRQGPPLNVSQGVNTSPGSYPPPSEFPPGQRSSVSKLGALSLGNFSKTSAKDSVFGQSCLAALSTACQNMIASLGAPNLNVTFNKKNQNEGKRKLSQTEQDINSSTSNGTGSAGPEYFQSSTSQNNQLPGTGNSNSKPASQNQTVQGEASALSPNYNMDATPCNEGKATTGSGRGRGRRKRDSGHVSPGIFFSSENGNPVVSPGQQTPSAGVGERGGGTPHEKHLSPSWGKGGDLMLGDQTDLMSSLDSGIQSVAKSDSSSPRVDFPDDVNAHFGNEDEVSSSSDAGGSSANKPNRSPMINGSPKMQINGQKPLSMGINNHTTSTPDSYGLSAGAGAGSSGVSHPGTPGVEQVRTPSSTSGQDEIHPLEILQAQIQLQRQQFSISEDQPLAMKNGKKNGDCASHNGDNELASCSPDAGKGSMGTIDLDILMAEQHATWFVPADKAMMDGSEDDKAMGPWEKNKSQNNNKEESELSQSKAGAGPPGAGSGGGGNHLQCLSVHCTDELGDSKGRGGPVSSWRSLHSDISNRFGTFVAALT; this is encoded by the coding sequence ATGTTTGGTTCTCAGAATAATAGTAGAACCCCTGGCCAGCCAGAGAGAAACAAAAACCAACCCAGACTAAACATGGGCTCTCATTATAAAAGTACTACTTTTCATGCTGGAGGTCCTCCGGGGGCTGTGGAGCCTGGCATGGGCCCTATGAGTGACCCCCAAATGCTCGgactgaacatgaacatgaacggaGAGCAGTACGGAGGGTTTCACTCGCGGGGTCACTCGGACATGCATGCAAGCGGCGgacttcagcagcagcagcagcaaggaGCCATGCATGGATTTTTTAACAACCAGCAACCTCATCAAGGACATCCTCACGGCCATCAACCTCACCCCCACCAACATCATCCTCACTTCAGTGGGAGTTTTGGAGGCCCAGAGCCAGGGTCATCATGCCTGCATGGTGCCAGGCTAATGGGCTACAATAACAATGCCATGGGACCACAGCAGGGCTTTGGAGAGGGATTTGATCCTCTCGCTGAGGGACAGGCAGGGGACGGCTTtccgcagcagcagcagcagcagcgaccTGCTAACATGCCTGACTTCCAACATCACGGGCCTCCCAGTGGCAGCCATGCTGTCCCTGCCCCCTGCCTACCCCTGGACCAGTCACCGAACCGGGCAGCTTCTTTCCATGGCCTGCCTTCATCTTCCTCGTCCTCCTCCGATTCTCACAGCCTGGAGAACAGACGGCTGCCCAACCAAGGAGCTGTGGAGGGACTAGAATATAACTTCCCCGGTGACCCCCCTTCCGGACATTTTGACGTACCTGTATTTTCACCGTCTGAGTCAGAGTCTCAGCTACCCCATTTTGGTCCAGGAAGAGCAGTTCCCAGCGGGAATTTTCCAGGAAACCCTGGCATGCCTCGGACACCGGGCATGCAGGGCATCTCCAAAGGACACCAACAACCGCCTCCGCAGCAGCCTCAACACGGAATGTTTTTCGAGCGTTTTGGAAATGGCCGGAAGGTGCCCGTGGGAATGGACCCGGGGGTCAGTGCCAGACATCCTCTCATGCAACAGCAACAACAGGCTGGCTTGATAGCCAGACAAAACTCATGCCCTCCTGGCCTCCCCAGACCCCCTCAGGCTGAGTCTGGCTCCACAAACCCGAACATTCTGGATGGAGGGGTCATGATGAGTGGCCAACACAATCAGTTTGAATATCCCATTCACAGACTAGAAAATAGGGGTCTGCATCCCTATGGAGACCCCATGTTTAATATGCAACAGCCAGCTCCTCTTCCCTCCCAACAGCCCCCGAATCAGAGGCTACAACACTTTGACGCCCCTTATATGAACATGGCCAAAAGGCCTCGATTTGACTTTCCCAATGCGCATAGTGGTGAAGGCTGGTGTGGTGGCATCGAGAACCATCTCTCCCCCTCTTCCTACCCAGGACTGCCTGGGGAGTTCACCCCACCTGTGAATGAAGGTTTCCCACCAGGCCCACTGCAGCACACAGGGCCCGAGCAACAATCTTTACAGCAGCGACAGAATGCAGCCATGATGATAAAACAGATGGCCTCTCGCAACCAACAGCAGAGAATGAGGCAGCCCAGTCTGCAGCAGCTTGGTCACCATGGCGATGTGCCTCCTGGCCCGATGGGTCACGGCGGCCCAGTGGGGGGCATGCCTCAGCCCAACTTTGACAGGGAGAATGGAGGCAGGATGGCCAATGTTGATGGACAAAATCCACATGTGAACCAGGAAAACTCCTGGTTTCAAGGGTCCCACCCTCCTGGGGAGATGATGTCAAGGCGTATGGGTGGAGCAGGCAGTGACTCAGGGCCCCATGACATGGGTCTACAGCAGAACGGGCCTGGGATGATGTTCAGGCCAGGTATGGGCATGCAGGACGGGCATGTGCAGGCCCTCCATTCCCCAGGCATGCACTCGCAATTCAGCGGCAATATGGGTAACCTCTCACAAATGCAGTCTCCAGGAGCAGGAGGAGGTGCAGGACATCCGAACGCACCAGCAGAGAGACGACCAGCGGACTTCCCCGCACCTCCGATGGGAGCGCAGCCACCGTTTCCTTACGGAGGGGCGAACCGTCAAGGGCCACCTCTCAATgtatcccagggggtgaacacctCACCAGGGAGCTACCCTCCCCCGTCTGAGTTCCCCCCAGGCCAGCGGTCGTCTGTTAGCAAACTCGGTGCTCTGTCACTTGGGAATTTTAGCAAAACCAGTGCTAAAGACAGTGTTTTTGGCCAGAGCTGCCTGGCGGCCCTATCTACGGCCTGCCAGAACATGATCGCAAGCCTAGGGGCTCCCAACCTCAACGTAACATTCAACAAGAAAAACCAAAACGAGGGCAAGCGAAAACTGAGTCAGACAGAGCAGGACATTAATAGCAGCACATCTAACGGGACTGGCAGTGCTGGGCCTGAGTATTTTCAGAGCAGCACTTCTCAGAACAACCAGCTGCCTGGCACTGGGAATAGCAATTCTAAGCCTGCAAGTCAAAACCAGACGGTGCAGGGGGAAGCCAGTGCCCTCTCCCCAAATTACAACATGGACGCTACCCCGTGCAATGAGGGGAAGGCAACAACAGGGAGTGGGAGAGGGAGAGGGAGGAGAAAAAGAGACAGTGGACATGTGagccctggaatttttttttcctcTGAAAACGGCAACCCTGTTGTGAGTCCAGGCCAGCAGACCCCTTCAGCTGGTGTTGGGGAGAGGGGTGGGGGCACACCCCATGAGAAACACCTGTCGCCCTCTTGGGGGAAAGGAGGTGACCTAATGTTGGGGGACCAGACTGACCTGATGTCTTCTCTGGACAGTGGCATTCAAAGTGTTGCCAAGTCTGACAGCAGCTCGCCACGAGTGGACTTTCCTGATGATGTCAATGCCCACTTTGGCAACGAGGACGAGGTGTCCTCCAGCTCGGATGCGGGAGGCTCCTCAGCCAACAAGCCCAACCGTAGCCCCATGATCAATGGCTCACCCAAAATGCAAATAAACGGACAGAAACCCTTAAGCATGGGCATTAACAATCATACTACCTCGACGCCGGACAGCTACGGACTAAGTGCCGGAGCGGGAGCCGGCAGCAGTGGGGTGAGCCACCCGGGTACACCCGGGGTGGAGCAGGTACGCACCCCATCCAGCACCTCCGGTCAGGATGAAATCCACCCGTTGGAGATTCTACAGGCCCAGATCCAGCTGCAGAGGCAGCAGTTCAGCATCTCCGAGGACCAGCCCCTGGCCATGAAAAACGGCAAAAAGAATGGCGACTGCGCCTCGCATAACGGAGACAACGAGCTGGCAAGCTGCAGCCCCGATGCTGGGAAGGGCTCAATGGGCACTATTGACCTTGACATTCTCATGGCAGAGCAGCACGCCACCTGGTTCGTGCCCGCCGACAAGGCCATGATGGACGGGTCGGAGGACGACAAGGCCATGGGACCTTGGGAGAAAAACAAGAGCCAAAACAACAATAAAGAAG